The genomic window ACTTCTTCCCTGCACGGCGGGCAGGGCTCATCGCCATCGTCCCACCGGCTCTCAAGCATCCCGCCGCGCTGGTCGCACTCACCGGCGTGCTCGAGCTGCTGGGTGCCGTCGCCCTTCTCGTTCCTCCCGAGGCGGGACAGCTGCGCGTGGCAGCAGCGCTCAGTCTGGCCGTGCTGCTGTTCGTGATGTTCCCCGCGAATGTCTACGCGTCACAAGCCCGTAGGTCTGAGCACTCACCCAACACGCCCCTGCCGCAGCGAACGGCGATGCAGTGCGTCTTCATCGCGGCGACACTCTTCGTGGCTCTGGCTTCATGACACGAGGACATCACGCCAACGCCGCTCTCACGCCCCGACACCGACTCAAGGTCGCCCGTCTCGTCGTCGACGACGGCTGGCCGATCAGTGAAGTCGCCGCGCGGTTCCAAGTGTCATGGCCGACCGTGAAGAGATGGGTCGACCGCTACCTGGTCGGCGAGTCCATGCAGGACCGGTCGTCGCGCCCGAGGACTTCGCCGAACAAGACCCCGAAGTCGGTGACGAAGCGCTGCGTGAGCCTTCGAATGCGACTGCGGGAAGGGCCCGTTCAGCTCGCTTCCCGACTCGACATCGCACCGTCCACCGTGCATCGCATCCTCACCACGGCGCGCCTGAACCGGTTGTCCTACGTGGACCGCGCCACCGGTGAGCCCGTCCGCCGGTACGAGCACCCTCACCCCGGGTCGCTGGTTCACGTGGACGTGAAGAAGGTCGGGAACATCCCTGACGGTGGCGGTTGGCGGTACGTCGGCCGCCGCCAAGGCGAGAAGAACCGCGCCGCCACGCCAGGCAAGCCGCGCAACCAGTACGGCGGCCCGAAACTCGGGTACGCGTTCGTCCACACCGTCATCGACGACCACTCCCGCGTCGCATACACCGAGGTCCACGACGACGAGACCGCCGTCACTGCCGTCGCCGTCCTTCGCCGGGCGGTGCAGTGGTTCGCCGGCCATGGCGTCACCATCGAGCGGGTGCTGTCGGACAACGGTGGGGCGTACCGCTCGCACCTGTGGCGCGACACCTGCCATGGCCTGTCGATCACGCCGAAACGGACCTGCCCGTACCGCCCGCAGACCAATGGGAAGGTGGAGCGCTTCCACCGGACGATGGCCGACGGGTGGGCCTACGCCCGCTGCTACACCAGCGAGCAAGAACGCCGCGACGCGCTCGAGCCGTGGCTGGGGCACTACAACGAAGTGCGACCGCATACCGCGTGCGGTAACCAGCCGCCACTCACCAAACTCAGAGCGGCTGGCTACTCTTCGGTGGCTTCGACGCCCACGCCGGGCGGCTCCTCGGTGAAGAACTCGGGGTCCGAGTAGGGAAGGATCGTCCAGTGGAGATCCTCCGCCGAGTCGATCCGGCTAGGAACGGAGGCGTCTTGTTGGCGGGTGTGGTCCTGGATCAGATGCATCTGAACTACCTTGGCCGCTCGACGAATCTGCTCCACGATCCCCCCGGCGGGTATGTCCAGCGGCGAGGAGATCCGGTCGGCTGCACGGTCGACATAGAAGCCAGCCTGCTTGTCGAGGTTCCGCTGCCGCGCCAACCCATGGAACGTCTCCAAGTCCGGCAACTGGTAGTACTCGATCCGACGGTCTGGGTCCCAGAAGCCACCCAGACCTGACGCAAACTGCTCCGCCACCTGCAGCTTTTCTGCATGTGGTGCGCGGGTGGTGCGTAGGCCGTCCGGAACCCGAACCAGGCCAGGTTCGTGAGGCTGCACCCCGTAGAGGCTCAAAGGTGCACTCCACTCCCACTCGGCGGCCTCGTAAAGCCAGCGTGCCTTCGCCACTTCCTCCATCGCGAGCACCAGGAGCGCCTGAGCCCGGCCGGCACTGCCCCGGTCCGCCAGGGCGTGGGCATCCTCCACAAGCGCCACCGCGTTCGCCATCAGGGACTTCCACCATCGGCGCGCGAAGTCTGCGCTGACCTCTTCAACCTGCGGCTCGCCCATGCAGCGAGTATCTCGCGTCACCGGCCGATCCTCGATCAACGTCTCCGGTCAGTACACCTAGACGTTCCCGTCGGCACCAGGGGCAGGGATGCTTCCCCTCATTCCCCCGTGACCCCGTCGAGCGCCTCGCGCAACAGGTCCGCGTGGCCGCAGTGGCGGGCGTACTCCTCGA from Kocuria rhizophila DC2201 includes these protein-coding regions:
- a CDS encoding DoxX family protein, yielding MAPLLVLLVFTTLARAVGALGVGYVASWPAATAVGLAAMFIVTGASHFFPARRAGLIAIVPPALKHPAALVALTGVLELLGAVALLVPPEAGQLRVAAALSLAVLLFVMFPANVYASQARRSEHSPNTPLPQRTAMQCVFIAATLFVALAS
- a CDS encoding IS481-like element ISKrh1 family transposase, with the protein product MTRGHHANAALTPRHRLKVARLVVDDGWPISEVAARFQVSWPTVKRWVDRYLVGESMQDRSSRPRTSPNKTPKSVTKRCVSLRMRLREGPVQLASRLDIAPSTVHRILTTARLNRLSYVDRATGEPVRRYEHPHPGSLVHVDVKKVGNIPDGGGWRYVGRRQGEKNRAATPGKPRNQYGGPKLGYAFVHTVIDDHSRVAYTEVHDDETAVTAVAVLRRAVQWFAGHGVTIERVLSDNGGAYRSHLWRDTCHGLSITPKRTCPYRPQTNGKVERFHRTMADGWAYARCYTSEQERRDALEPWLGHYNEVRPHTACGNQPPLTKLRAAGYSSVASTPTPGGSSVKNSGSE
- a CDS encoding AbiV family abortive infection protein — its product is MGEPQVEEVSADFARRWWKSLMANAVALVEDAHALADRGSAGRAQALLVLAMEEVAKARWLYEAAEWEWSAPLSLYGVQPHEPGLVRVPDGLRTTRAPHAEKLQVAEQFASGLGGFWDPDRRIEYYQLPDLETFHGLARQRNLDKQAGFYVDRAADRISSPLDIPAGGIVEQIRRAAKVVQMHLIQDHTRQQDASVPSRIDSAEDLHWTILPYSDPEFFTEEPPGVGVEATEE